From one Colletotrichum destructivum chromosome 3, complete sequence genomic stretch:
- a CDS encoding Putative thiamine pyrophosphate enzyme, TPP-binding, thiamine pyrophosphate enzyme, central, which produces MSQSHDKSTVVTLAEYLFARLHQLGVGAIHGVPGDFNLRLLDFVEPAGLQWVGNTNELNAGYAADGYARIKGIGALITTSGVGELSAINAIAGAYAERAAVVHIVGTPSRAVQDGRLMFHHGFNDGEYGRFAKMHAHVTVAQADLRHAPSAPEQVDRVLRECLVQSRPVYIQLPQDLVDAAVSADRLQSPIRVPGHEATPAIENALAAVLDKIYKAKQPLILVDGEVRPLGIVDEVHQLVASTGWPTWTSGFGKSFVDETLPNVHGIYSGKFAAETARTFFESADLVLCFGPHFSSTNTSLFTTIPRTDISVLFYDNQVKVAGELFRDVSAKGLLASLLQTLDTSKTHRYDPYPSLPRDYSIAFSDVSAEEKINHSKFWRLAANILRPGDIILGETGTSGHGCRVLALPPHTRLFSPATWLSIGYMLPAAQGAALAQRELIRSGRYHGIEDARTILFIGDGSFQMTAQEMSTIIRHSLDVVVFLVNNDGYTIERCIHGLAQPYNDVAAWRYLQAPGFFGADAAETYTGSARTWGELEAVFQEKRFLRGKGLSMVEVFMDRDDVPEGLLSDLLKREKGRISSLDQHL; this is translated from the coding sequence ATGTCTCAATCTCACGACAAGTCAACAGTGGTCACCCTGGCCGAGTACCTTTTCGCCCGCTTACACCAGCTCGGCGTAGGCGCCATCCACGGCGTTCCCGGCGACTTCAACCTGCGTCTCCTGGACTTCGTCGAGCCCGCGGGGCTCCAATGGGTCGGCAACACCAACGAGCTCAACGCCGGCTACGCCGCGGACGGGTACGCCCGCATCAAGGGCATCGGCGCCCTCATCACGACCTCCGGTGTCGGCGAGCTCTCGgccatcaacgccatcgccggcgcctACGCCGAGCGTGCCGCCGTCGTTCACATCGTCGGCACTCCCTCCCGTGCCGTCCAGGACGGCCGGCTCATGTTCCACCACGGCTTCAACGACGGCGAGTACGGCCGCTTCGCCAAGATGCACGCCCACGTCACCGTCGCCCAGGCGGACCTGCGCCAcgcgccctcggccccggAGCAGGTCGACCGCGTGCTGAGGGAGTGCCTCGTCCAGAGCCGGCCCGTCTACATCCAACTGCCCCAGGACCTGGTGGAtgccgccgtctcggccgacaGGTTGCAGTCACCCATCCGAGTTCCGGGCCATGAGGCGACTCCGGCGATCGAGAACGCCCTGGCAGCGGTGTTGGACAAGATCTACAAGGCGAAGCAGCCGCTCAttctcgtcgacggggaGGTGAGACCGCTGGGCATTGTCGATGAGGTCCATCAACTGGTCGCATCGACCGGGTGGCCGACCTGGACGAGCGGTTTCGGAAAGTCtttcgtcgacgagacgcTGCCGAACGTCCACGGCATCTACTCGGGCAAGTTTGCCGCAGAGACCGCGAGGACGTTCTTCGAGAGCGCGGATCTCGTCTTGTGTTTCGGGCCTCACTTCAGCTCGACAAACACCTCCCTCTTCACCACCATCCCGAGGACAGACATCTCGGTGCTCTTCTACGACAACCAGGTAAAGGTGGCCGGCGAGCTCTTCCGGGACGTGTCCGCCAAGGGCCTGCTCGCTTCACTTCTTCAAACCCTGGACACGTCGAAAACACACCGGTACGATCCTTATCCATCCCTCCCACGAGACTATAGCATCGCCTTCTCGGACGTCTctgccgaggagaagatcaaCCACTCCAAGTTCTGGCGTCTCGCGGCCAACATCCTCCGCCCGGGGGACATCATCCTCGGGGAGACGGGCACATCCGGCCACGGCTGTCGCGTGCTGGCCCTGCCGCCCCATACGAGGCTGTTCTCACCGGCCACCTGGCTGTCCATCGGATACATGCTCCCGGCCGCCCagggcgccgccctcgcgcaGCGGGAGCTCATCCGGTCGGGCCGGTACCACGGCATCGAGGACGCGCGCACGatcctcttcatcggcgacggcagcttTCAGATGACGGCCCAGGAGATGTCGACCATCATCCGCCAcagcctcgacgtcgtcgtcttcctcgtcaacaacgaCGGTTACACGATCGAGCGGTGCATCCACGGCCTGGCGCAGCCCTacaacgacgtcgccgctTGGAGGTATCTGCAGGCGCCCGGCTTCTTCGGGGCCGACGCGGCGGAGACGTATAccgggtcggcgaggacTTGGGGAGAGCTGGAAGCGGTGTTTCAAGAGAAGAGATTCCTGCGTGGTAAGGGGCTGAGCATGGTCGAGGTCTTCATGGACCGCGACGACGTGCCCGAGGGCTTGCTTTCCGACCTTCTAAAGCGGGAAAAAGGACGCATCTCGTCTCTTGATCAGCACTTGTGA